A segment of the Candidatus Bathyarchaeota archaeon genome:
CCGTTTTTAATTAGAACCCAATGCATGTTTTGTCCACGCGCCGCCTCAACCAACGATAAAGCATAACCATCCTTGACTTTGAGAGCTTCCCCCACTGGCCCAGCCTCCAAAGTTAGAAGCTGCTGAATTAGTTTCACTGAATCAAGCACTTCTTCTGCTTTAAGAGTGAATCTATCGAGAACATCGCCGTTTACCTGTGTTCTTTCCTTCAAATCTAGCTCTTGGTATAAGCCGTATGAGTGGTGGATTCGAGTATCGGTCTTTTTTCCAGCAGCCCTTGATACGGGACCAGTGATATGCAGGGGAGATAATATTTCCGGTTTAACTATGCCGGTTGTTTCAAAGCGATCAATGACTGAGAAGAAACTGCTATCCATCGCTGTCGCCGCACTGAGCCTTCGTGGAAAATCATGCATATATGCAGCGAGCTGATTGAGCGATGATTCGTCAATGTCTCTTGTTAAGCCGCCTACGGTTACTATACCTTTCAGGAATCGGCTGCCCGTTAACGCTTCATTTAACCTAAAGATTTCCTCTCTGAGAATAAACAGGGGGCTGGCTCCGGCGGGGTAGGCGACATCAACGAACATGCCTGCGAGGTCACCCAGATGAGAGTACACCCGCTCCAACTCCAGAAGCATCACCCTTAACTGTAACGCACGTCTAGGGACATGTGTTTCGCATATCTTCTCCACAGCATCGCAGAAGGCAACCGCATTCGCTACTGTTTCGTCGCCGCTTATGGTTTCAGCGATTTTCACGCATTCCTGAGGACTTTTGCCTTCAGCCAGCTTCTCCAGCCCGCGGTGCTTGTAGAAGAGGCGAACCTCAAGGTTAAATATGGTTTCTCCGACCACGCTAAAGCGGAAATGCCCCGGTTCAATGATACCTGCGTGAACTGGACCAACTGGAATTTGGTAGACTCCCTCGCCTTTGACTTCTTTGAAGACATATTCTTTTTGGTTTTGGGATGACAGAGCTTCGATTTTGCCGTTTTTAAATTCTTTGAGGAGCGGATGGAACGATTCAGGGTAGCTTTCATGCAAAAAAAGCCGTCGTGTGTCAAATGCGCCCTCGAATTCTATTCCGAAGCCGTCGGTGATTTCCCGTTCATACCAGCAGGCTGAGGCGTAAGTTTTAGCGATAGAAACCGCTTTGTTGCTGGTTAAATCCGTTTGTAGAATCACTACTTCGCGGTAGCAGGCTTTCTCAAATGCATATAGCAGAGTGAATCCTTGACGCTGAAAGTTTTGGACGCAGAAAAGACATATGAGCTCAAAGCCGGCTTCATCCATTGTTTTGGTTGCCATCGCAGCTTGTTTTTCGTCCATGTTGATGTAGATTTCATCGTTGAAAACTCTGATATTTGCTATTTGGCTTTCGAGGAAGATTCGTGGAATTTCTTGTTTTATGCTCATGCTTTTCACCTTATACCCAGCTCAGACACGATAGTGGTGAGCAAATCGCTTAGTTGATGGGGGAAGAAAACACCTAACGCAAATACCGATGCCAGCAAAACCACGATTGTAACCTTCATGCTTAAAGGCACACGGTAAACCTTGGGCGCCATGGTGTCTTCTTGCTTGTTTGTCAGCAATTTAATCAGGAAAACTCCAAATGCTGCGGTGGCAAAAAGGAAAATCACCAGCAACCCCAAAAGCAAGTAGGGGGAGTAAGTGGCGGATTGCATCAGAATACTGATTTTGGGGATGAATACCGCTCCTGTTGGCATACCAATTATTGCTATGGCACCCAAAATGAGGGTCCATGAAGCAAAAGGCTGGAGTTTGAAGGCGTTTTTTATTCGTTCCATTCTTACGCTTTCATACTGGTGATGCATTATGCCGGATGAGAAGAACAACGAAGCCTTGGTGAAAGCGTGCGCCAAAATGTAGAAGAGCGTCCAGAAAACCGCTACTGCCCCGCCAACGCCTAACCCCACGAGGAGAAAACCCATGTTTTCCACCGTTGAGTACCCGATGAGTTTCTTGAGGTTTACTTGCGTTAGCATCGTTAAGGCGGCAACAACCATGCTTAGCACTCCGAAGGCGATGAGAAGCAGGGAGACCTTAGGTAAGATGCTGTTTTGAGCAGCTATAGCGTACATTCTGATGATGCCGTAGATGCCCACGCTTGTTATGCTTCCTGATAAAATCGCGCTGACTGATGCAGGCGCTTTGGAGTGGGCGCTAGGAAGCCAAGCGTGGAAGGGCACGACGCCTGATTTAGCCGCGAATCCAACGAAGGTGAATATGAAGGCTGCAAGCAGAATGCCCGGGGAGAGGGCACTTGCTATAGCCATTAAGGCGCTCCAATTCAGGGTTCCTGAGCCATAGGAAACATCAGTCATCGTAAAAAGCAGAATCAGCCCGATGAATGCGAATAGCATGCATGTGGAAGTTATAAAAATGTA
Coding sequences within it:
- a CDS encoding NADH-quinone oxidoreductase subunit C yields the protein MSIKQEIPRIFLESQIANIRVFNDEIYINMDEKQAAMATKTMDEAGFELICLFCVQNFQRQGFTLLYAFEKACYREVVILQTDLTSNKAVSIAKTYASACWYEREITDGFGIEFEGAFDTRRLFLHESYPESFHPLLKEFKNGKIEALSSQNQKEYVFKEVKGEGVYQIPVGPVHAGIIEPGHFRFSVVGETIFNLEVRLFYKHRGLEKLAEGKSPQECVKIAETISGDETVANAVAFCDAVEKICETHVPRRALQLRVMLLELERVYSHLGDLAGMFVDVAYPAGASPLFILREEIFRLNEALTGSRFLKGIVTVGGLTRDIDESSLNQLAAYMHDFPRRLSAATAMDSSFFSVIDRFETTGIVKPEILSPLHITGPVSRAAGKKTDTRIHHSYGLYQELDLKERTQVNGDVLDRFTLKAEEVLDSVKLIQQLLTLEAGPVGEALKVKDGYALSLVEAARGQNMHWVLIKNGLVDRYKVRTASFCNWQAMEHAVLGNIVPDFPLINKSMNLSYAGTDL
- a CDS encoding proton-conducting transporter membrane subunit codes for the protein MISLNLILISYGLVALAVLLCTLLSKSHRIMNILSILLPATYLLLTLFTLTHEALPAYNLGADYFLIDHLSIYEILLSTVLFLFAAVYSRGYIEGSIEIHEMERSNLKLFYVAFNLLLVAITFAFLADNLALFWILAELTTAFSAVLIVILNAPKNIGATLKYIFITSTCMLFAFIGLILLFTMTDVSYGSGTLNWSALMAIASALSPGILLAAFIFTFVGFAAKSGVVPFHAWLPSAHSKAPASVSAILSGSITSVGIYGIIRMYAIAAQNSILPKVSLLLIAFGVLSMVVAALTMLTQVNLKKLIGYSTVENMGFLLVGLGVGGAVAVFWTLFYILAHAFTKASLFFSSGIMHHQYESVRMERIKNAFKLQPFASWTLILGAIAIIGMPTGAVFIPKISILMQSATYSPYLLLGLLVIFLFATAAFGVFLIKLLTNKQEDTMAPKVYRVPLSMKVTIVVLLASVFALGVFFPHQLSDLLTTIVSELGIR